A stretch of Cydia splendana chromosome 7, ilCydSple1.2, whole genome shotgun sequence DNA encodes these proteins:
- the LOC134792336 gene encoding cysteine-rich venom protein pseudecin-like, with protein MHIERRLQLSCAQIKQFVDGHNVRRQRVARGAVPRQPTAANMIYMVWDEELAEKAARWAENGIFGHNPVKTVGSQRWGQIGENVFINTLPRPFYVPVIPNIDEALDTWFDEHANYGFEPYSLATPRPIGHYTQMVWAESTHVGCGISQKKENGWTTTLIVCNYAPTGNFYGQVPYSSNGAAGYLRCVNRTCHTPYGNYC; from the exons ATGCATATCGAGAGAA GGTTGCAGTTGTCGTGTGCGCAAATAAAACAGTTCGTGGACGGACACAACGTGCGCCGGCAAAGGGTGGCGCGCGGCGCCGTGCCGCGGCAGCCTACGGCCGCCAACATGATATACATG GTGTGGGACGAAGAACTAGCAGAAAAAGCAGCGAGATGGGCTGAAAATGGAATCTTTGGCCATAATCCAGTTAAGACCGTTG GCTCACAAAGATGGGGCCAGATTGGTGAAAATGTCTTTATAAATACGTTGCCGAGGCCGTTCTATGTGCCAGTTATTCCGAACATCGATGAAGCACTGGACACCTGGTTTGACGAGCATGCAAATTATGGATTTGAGCCATACAGCCTCGCTACGCCGCGACCTATTGGTCACTATACGCAG ATGGTGTGGGCCGAGTCCACCCATGTCGGCTGTGGGATCTCACAGAAGAAAGAAAACGGTTGGACCACTACGTTGATTGTTTGTAATTACGCGCCCAC AGGCAACTTCTATGGCCAAGTTCCTTACTCCAGCAACGGGGCTGCCGGCTACCTCCGCTGCGTGAACCGCACCTGTCATACGCCTTATGGAAATTATTGTTAA